The Paenibacillus macerans genome includes a window with the following:
- a CDS encoding selenium metabolism-associated LysR family transcriptional regulator, whose amino-acid sequence MALNYHQLHIFYTVAERGSFSAAAQALHMTQPAVTMQIQALEDYFGCKLLVRSTKKIELTEAGQTLLPFARKSVEMIRETEQAMSRYTSMLEGRLQLGASLTIGEYVLPRLLGPFGQRYPHISIVMKVMNTTQIIEEIVGHQLNFGLVEAPVQHPDMVSEPVMEDELKLIVPAGHPLSGKKTATLEEVVSYPFVLREKGSGTRQVMEAEFKRRGVEMSRVQTVMELGSTGAVKSAVEAGIGITIISPSSVKHEQALGLMEALDIDGVSFKREFYSIHLKSTLLPVSAVTFLTFLREYGG is encoded by the coding sequence ATGGCGTTGAACTACCACCAGCTCCACATTTTTTACACGGTCGCGGAGCGGGGAAGCTTTTCGGCGGCGGCCCAAGCGCTCCATATGACGCAGCCGGCGGTAACGATGCAAATCCAAGCGCTGGAGGATTATTTCGGCTGCAAGCTGCTGGTCAGATCGACGAAAAAAATCGAGCTGACGGAAGCGGGACAGACGCTGCTTCCGTTTGCCCGGAAAAGCGTCGAGATGATCCGGGAAACCGAGCAGGCGATGTCGCGGTACACTTCGATGCTGGAGGGCAGGCTTCAACTCGGGGCGAGCCTGACGATCGGAGAATACGTGCTGCCGCGGCTGCTGGGTCCTTTTGGGCAGCGGTATCCGCACATTTCGATAGTAATGAAAGTGATGAATACGACGCAAATTATCGAGGAGATCGTAGGCCACCAGCTCAATTTCGGGCTTGTCGAGGCGCCCGTCCAGCACCCGGATATGGTATCGGAGCCGGTCATGGAGGATGAACTGAAGCTGATCGTTCCGGCGGGGCACCCGCTGTCCGGCAAAAAGACGGCGACGCTGGAGGAGGTTGTTTCTTATCCGTTTGTGCTCCGGGAAAAAGGCTCCGGGACGCGCCAGGTGATGGAAGCCGAATTTAAGCGCCGCGGAGTCGAAATGAGCCGGGTCCAAACGGTTATGGAGCTTGGCAGTACGGGAGCGGTCAAATCGGCGGTCGAAGCGGGAATCGGGATTACGATCATCTCCCCGTCTTCCGTCAAGCATGAACAGGCGCTTGGCCTGATGGAGGCGCTCGACATTGACGGCGTTTCTTTTAAGCGGGAATTTTATTCGATCCACTTGAAATCGACGCTGCTGCCGGTCAGCGCGGTGACGTTTCTGACTTTCTTACGGGAGTACGGGGGATAA
- a CDS encoding PHP domain-containing protein, protein MAQERQAGEGRFDLHTHTRASDGMNAPAENVRLAKEKGLAGLAITDHDTVAGIAEAREAGGRLGVAVVPGVEISTRAGGKDIHVLGYFLNDGDELLLERLERLRAVRQERNEKIIAKLQQLGIPITLEEVKRGLSRPLRPDESLGRPHIADALVRKGAAKDMRDAFARYLAEGKPGYASQPRIGPEEAMEWIREAGGAPVLAHPGLYGDDDLVRAILERGKPAGIEVYHSDHGPDEEKRYMAMAEQFGLIATGGSDYHGVRQGVVFHGDLGGRTAPPGTVERLKRAAPAARTE, encoded by the coding sequence ATGGCACAGGAACGGCAAGCAGGGGAAGGACGGTTTGATTTACATACGCACACGCGGGCTTCGGACGGCATGAACGCTCCGGCGGAAAACGTCAGGCTGGCCAAGGAAAAAGGCCTGGCGGGCCTGGCGATCACCGACCACGACACCGTGGCCGGCATCGCGGAAGCCCGGGAAGCGGGGGGGCGGCTCGGGGTAGCCGTTGTCCCGGGGGTCGAGATCAGCACGCGGGCCGGGGGCAAGGACATCCATGTGCTCGGCTACTTTCTGAACGACGGGGACGAACTGCTGCTGGAAAGGCTTGAGCGGTTGCGGGCGGTACGCCAAGAACGGAACGAAAAAATTATCGCCAAGCTGCAACAGCTCGGCATTCCGATCACGCTGGAGGAGGTAAAGCGCGGGCTGTCTCGGCCGCTTCGGCCGGATGAAAGCCTGGGGCGGCCGCATATCGCCGACGCGCTTGTCCGCAAAGGGGCCGCGAAGGACATGCGCGACGCATTCGCCCGCTATTTGGCGGAGGGGAAACCCGGGTATGCGTCCCAGCCTAGAATCGGCCCCGAGGAAGCGATGGAGTGGATCCGCGAGGCCGGCGGGGCGCCGGTGCTGGCCCATCCGGGCTTGTACGGCGACGACGATCTGGTACGGGCGATTCTGGAGCGCGGGAAACCCGCGGGGATTGAAGTTTACCATTCCGATCACGGTCCGGACGAGGAAAAGCGATATATGGCGATGGCCGAACAATTCGGGCTGATCGCCACGGGCGGCTCGGATTACCACGGCGTCCGCCAGGGCGTGGTGTTCCACGGCGATCTCGGCGGCCGCACCGCCCCGCCGGGGACGGTGGAGCGGCTTAAAAGAGCGGCCCCGGCCGCCCGGACGGAATGA
- a CDS encoding Rqc2 family fibronectin-binding protein: MALDGIVTRALVHELQVCIGGRINKIHQPAASDIVLALRTQGGNRRLLLSANPTYPRVHFTESSFPNPLEAPMFCMLLRKHFEGGTIEAISQVGMERIIHIDVRTRDELGDLSLKRIIIELMGRHSNIILVDPATGVQLDGIHHVTPAISGYRVVMPGFAYTTPPEQHKLDPLGAERAGFLAAYREAEQAGKSSGWLVEFYNGLSPLIAGEIYARAGLAGPDKEQSGRDLDPAERLWQAFSALMEAVRSHAYTPVTGETAKGKSVFSAIRLTQIHSGLRTYKSISECMEDYYGDKALRDTVKQKTGDLLRFLQNERNKNIKKLANLEKDLNEAEDAERYRIWGELLLPSLHAIRKGDRSVELVNYYDEEQKTETIPLDPLLSPSENAQRYFKKYNKFKNSLAVIHEQMKLAGEEIAYLEGLLQQLDDATLSDIDEIREELTGQGYLRDRGKKGGKKKKKGDRPTLHVYTSSEGIEIYVGKNNLQNEYITNRLGKPNDTWLHTKDIPGSHVLIRSDSYGEATLNEAAQLAAYFSQAKQSSSVPVDCTLIRHVRKPSGAKPGFVIYDHQRTLFVTPDEQMIKALPGSVKNG; this comes from the coding sequence ATGGCACTCGACGGCATTGTAACCCGTGCGCTCGTTCATGAACTGCAAGTCTGCATAGGAGGGCGCATCAATAAAATACACCAGCCCGCGGCCAGCGACATCGTGTTGGCCCTGCGTACGCAGGGTGGCAACCGGCGCCTGCTGCTGTCGGCGAATCCGACGTATCCGCGCGTTCATTTTACGGAAAGCTCGTTTCCGAATCCGCTGGAAGCCCCGATGTTCTGCATGCTGCTGCGCAAGCATTTTGAAGGCGGAACCATCGAAGCGATCAGCCAGGTCGGCATGGAGCGGATCATTCATATCGATGTGCGCACGCGCGACGAGCTTGGCGATCTGTCGCTGAAGCGGATCATTATCGAACTGATGGGCCGGCACAGCAACATCATTCTCGTCGATCCGGCGACAGGGGTGCAGCTTGACGGAATCCACCATGTGACGCCGGCCATCAGCGGCTACCGCGTCGTCATGCCCGGCTTCGCCTACACCACCCCGCCCGAGCAGCATAAGCTCGACCCGCTGGGCGCGGAGCGCGCCGGGTTTTTGGCGGCATACCGGGAGGCGGAGCAGGCCGGAAAAAGCAGCGGCTGGCTGGTCGAGTTCTATAACGGATTAAGCCCGCTGATCGCCGGGGAAATTTACGCCCGCGCAGGTCTGGCCGGACCCGATAAGGAACAAAGCGGACGTGATCTTGACCCTGCCGAGCGGCTGTGGCAAGCCTTTTCCGCGCTGATGGAAGCAGTCCGCAGCCATGCCTACACCCCGGTGACGGGCGAAACCGCCAAAGGAAAAAGCGTGTTTTCCGCAATCCGGCTAACGCAAATCCACAGCGGGCTGCGCACCTACAAGTCGATCAGCGAATGCATGGAGGACTATTACGGCGACAAGGCGCTGCGCGACACCGTCAAGCAGAAGACGGGCGACCTGCTGCGCTTTTTGCAAAACGAACGGAACAAAAACATCAAAAAGCTGGCCAATCTGGAAAAAGACTTAAACGAGGCCGAGGACGCCGAACGCTACCGGATCTGGGGCGAGCTGCTGCTGCCTTCCCTGCATGCGATCCGCAAAGGCGACCGCTCCGTGGAGCTGGTCAACTATTACGACGAGGAGCAGAAAACCGAAACGATTCCGCTCGACCCGCTGCTCAGCCCTTCGGAGAACGCCCAGCGGTATTTTAAGAAATACAATAAATTCAAAAACAGCCTTGCCGTCATTCACGAGCAGATGAAGCTGGCCGGGGAGGAAATCGCTTATCTCGAAGGGCTGCTGCAGCAGCTGGACGACGCCACGTTAAGCGATATCGACGAAATCCGCGAGGAGTTGACCGGGCAGGGGTATTTGCGGGACCGGGGGAAAAAGGGCGGCAAAAAGAAGAAAAAGGGCGATCGCCCGACGCTGCACGTCTACACGTCCTCGGAAGGCATCGAAATTTACGTCGGTAAAAACAATCTGCAAAACGAGTACATCACCAACCGGCTGGGCAAACCGAACGACACCTGGCTGCATACGAAGGATATTCCGGGCTCGCATGTGCTGATCCGCAGCGACAGCTATGGGGAGGCTACTTTAAATGAAGCGGCCCAACTGGCCGCGTATTTCAGCCAGGCCAAACAATCCAGCAGCGTGCCGGTCGACTGCACCCTGATCCGCCACGTGCGCAAGCCGAGCGGAGCGAAGCCCGGTTTCGTCATTTACGACCATCAGCGGACGTTGTTCGTCACGCCCGACGAGCAGATGATCAAGGCTCTGCCGGGCTCCGTCAAAAACGGTTAG
- a CDS encoding calcium-translocating P-type ATPase, SERCA-type, whose protein sequence is MEQKNWHQWSAEALLERFGVTRDQGLSDEEARRRREESGWNELEEGKRISPILLFLNQFKDFMMLVLMGATLISGFLGEYLDAVTIIAIIILNGVLGFIQEFRAERSLRALKQLSAPHANVLREGTVKHVPARELVPGDIVVLESGDRIPADIRWLSTNSLDVEESALTGESHPVGKHAGVLSESEVPLGDQKNIGFMGTMITRGTGRGIVIRTGMGTEMGKIADLIQNTEVQETPLQRRLEQLGKILIYMALGLTVLVVLVGILQGQPASGMFFAGVSLAVAAIPEGLPAIVTIALALGVQRMIKRKAIVRKLPSVETLGCASVICSDKTGTLTQNKMTVTRLWLEGRSLEVTGEGYEPVGNILEGGSPVDLRQDQSLRRLLQISALCSNAVIYEEDPEQRGRRKTKDEAAAGPVWKLKGDPTEGALVTLASKMGLSPASLSGMYVREREFPFDSKRKRMSVIVSHQGGKMALVKGAPDMLLERCSYILWEGKVVPFTGTFRQKVQAANEKMARGALRVLGMAYRELRPHEGADDEDGAESQLIFVGLTGMIDPPRREARDAINVCRKAGIKTVMITGDHGLTAEAIASELGILPRGGSAMSGQQLEGLSDEELDRQVENIYVYSRVSPEHKLRIVKALQRRGHVVAMTGDGVNDAPAIKAADIGIAMGMTGTDVSKEASSLILSDDNFTSIVAAIEEGRNIYENIRKFIRYLLASNVGEILTMFFAMLAGLPLPLLPIQILWVNLVTDGLPAMALGVDQPEKDLMEHKPRGANENIFARRLGWKIISRGVLIGVCTLGAFWLTLQYAPDDPGQLAKAQSVAFATLVMAQLIHVFDCRSSRSIFHRNILQNKYLVFAVLSSIILMLGVMYIEPLQPIFKTVPLGTREWAITLVAAGIPTFLMGAGSVWSGNRKRRGFSGPRPLGTAKSTNIRA, encoded by the coding sequence ATGGAACAAAAAAACTGGCACCAGTGGAGTGCTGAAGCGCTTTTGGAACGGTTTGGCGTCACGCGTGATCAGGGGTTGTCCGACGAGGAAGCGCGGCGAAGACGCGAGGAGAGCGGCTGGAACGAGCTCGAAGAAGGGAAACGGATCTCCCCGATCCTGTTGTTTCTCAATCAGTTCAAGGATTTTATGATGCTGGTGCTGATGGGCGCCACGCTGATCTCGGGATTTCTCGGTGAATATTTGGACGCCGTGACGATTATAGCCATCATTATTTTGAACGGGGTGCTGGGGTTCATCCAGGAATTCCGGGCGGAGCGCTCCCTGCGCGCGCTAAAGCAGCTGTCCGCGCCGCACGCCAACGTGTTAAGGGAGGGAACCGTAAAGCATGTGCCGGCCCGGGAACTCGTTCCCGGGGACATCGTCGTGCTGGAGAGCGGCGACCGGATTCCGGCGGATATCCGCTGGCTGTCCACGAACAGCTTGGACGTGGAGGAATCCGCCCTGACGGGCGAATCGCATCCGGTCGGCAAGCATGCAGGGGTCTTAAGCGAAAGCGAAGTGCCGCTCGGCGACCAGAAAAACATCGGCTTTATGGGAACGATGATTACGCGCGGCACCGGGCGGGGCATCGTCATCCGGACGGGCATGGGCACCGAGATGGGGAAAATCGCCGACCTGATCCAAAATACCGAGGTTCAGGAAACGCCGCTGCAGCGGCGGCTTGAGCAGCTCGGGAAAATTTTGATCTACATGGCGCTTGGCCTGACCGTGCTTGTAGTGCTGGTGGGCATTTTGCAGGGGCAGCCGGCCAGCGGGATGTTTTTTGCCGGGGTCAGTCTGGCGGTCGCCGCGATTCCCGAGGGTCTGCCCGCCATCGTCACGATCGCCCTGGCGCTCGGCGTGCAGCGCATGATCAAACGCAAGGCGATCGTCCGCAAGCTGCCTTCGGTGGAGACGCTCGGCTGCGCATCGGTCATTTGCTCGGATAAAACCGGCACGCTGACGCAAAACAAAATGACCGTCACCCGCCTTTGGCTGGAGGGCCGTTCCCTGGAGGTCACCGGCGAAGGCTACGAGCCGGTCGGCAACATCCTCGAGGGCGGCAGCCCGGTCGATTTGCGCCAGGATCAAAGCCTGCGCCGGCTGCTGCAAATCAGCGCGCTGTGCAGCAACGCCGTCATTTATGAGGAAGATCCGGAACAACGCGGCCGGCGGAAGACGAAGGACGAAGCGGCTGCGGGTCCCGTTTGGAAATTAAAAGGCGACCCGACCGAGGGGGCCTTGGTCACGCTGGCTTCAAAAATGGGCTTGTCCCCGGCTTCCTTAAGCGGCATGTATGTGCGCGAGCGGGAATTTCCGTTCGATTCGAAGAGAAAGCGGATGTCCGTGATCGTCTCCCATCAAGGCGGCAAAATGGCGCTGGTGAAAGGCGCGCCGGATATGCTGCTGGAGCGCTGTTCATATATTTTATGGGAAGGGAAAGTGGTGCCTTTTACCGGGACGTTCCGCCAGAAGGTGCAGGCCGCCAACGAAAAGATGGCCCGCGGCGCGCTGCGCGTGCTCGGTATGGCGTACCGGGAGTTAAGGCCTCATGAAGGGGCCGATGACGAGGACGGCGCGGAGTCGCAGCTGATTTTCGTCGGCTTGACGGGCATGATCGATCCGCCGCGGCGCGAAGCGCGGGACGCCATCAACGTATGCCGCAAGGCGGGCATCAAAACGGTGATGATCACCGGGGACCATGGGCTCACCGCCGAAGCGATCGCTTCCGAGCTCGGCATATTGCCGCGCGGCGGCTCCGCGATGTCGGGCCAGCAGTTGGAAGGGCTGAGCGACGAAGAACTCGACCGCCAGGTAGAAAACATCTACGTGTACTCCCGGGTTTCCCCGGAACATAAGCTGCGGATCGTCAAAGCGCTGCAGCGCAGAGGCCATGTCGTGGCCATGACCGGCGACGGCGTCAACGACGCCCCGGCGATTAAGGCGGCCGATATCGGCATCGCGATGGGCATGACCGGAACCGATGTATCCAAAGAGGCTTCATCCTTGATCCTTAGCGACGACAACTTTACGTCGATCGTGGCCGCGATCGAGGAGGGCCGGAACATTTACGAAAACATCCGCAAGTTCATCCGGTATTTGCTGGCGTCCAATGTCGGGGAAATTTTGACGATGTTTTTCGCTATGCTGGCCGGGCTGCCGCTGCCGCTGCTGCCGATCCAGATTTTGTGGGTGAACCTCGTCACCGACGGCCTGCCGGCGATGGCGCTCGGCGTCGACCAGCCGGAGAAAGATTTGATGGAGCATAAGCCGCGCGGGGCGAACGAAAATATTTTTGCCCGGCGTCTGGGCTGGAAAATCATCAGCCGCGGCGTGCTGATCGGCGTGTGTACGCTGGGCGCCTTCTGGCTGACGCTGCAATACGCGCCGGACGATCCGGGCCAGCTGGCCAAAGCGCAATCGGTCGCTTTCGCTACCCTGGTTATGGCGCAGCTGATTCACGTGTTCGATTGCCGCAGCTCGCGTTCGATTTTTCACCGCAACATTTTGCAAAACAAATATCTTGTGTTTGCGGTGTTGTCCTCCATCATTTTGATGCTTGGCGTTATGTACATCGAACCGCTGCAGCCGATCTTTAAGACGGTTCCGCTCGGCACGAGAGAATGGGCGATTACGCTGGTGGCCGCCGGCATTCCCACGTTCCTGATGGGCGCGGGCAGCGTCTGGTCCGGCAACCGCAAGCGCCGCGGCTTCAGCGGTCCGCGTCCGCTGGGAACCGCGAAAAGTACAAATATTCGTGCATAA
- the dapF gene encoding diaminopimelate epimerase codes for MEFTKMHGLGNDFLVFYGHTELPENVSELAVTWCDRYFGVGGDGLVFILPSEQADFKMRIINSDGTEAEQCGNAIRCVSKYVYDNGLVDKENVTIETLGAGVQQVSLQVENGAVKTVRVDMGEPILDGLAVPTTLEDSPVLNRPIEAGGREFSFTAVSMGNPHCVIYVDDAPNFDLTTWGPKLEVHPYFPRKINVEFATVTSRDRVEMRVWERGAGPTLACGTGACATLVSSVLNGLTDRAAWIGLKGGDLFIEWDERDNHVYMTGPAEAVYKGSIEI; via the coding sequence ATGGAATTTACGAAAATGCATGGACTGGGCAACGATTTCCTCGTTTTTTACGGGCATACGGAGCTGCCTGAAAATGTATCCGAGCTGGCGGTAACCTGGTGCGACCGGTATTTCGGGGTCGGCGGGGACGGGCTCGTGTTCATCCTTCCGTCGGAGCAGGCCGATTTCAAAATGCGGATCATCAACTCGGACGGTACGGAAGCCGAGCAGTGCGGCAATGCGATCCGCTGCGTGTCCAAGTACGTATACGACAACGGCTTGGTTGATAAAGAGAACGTGACGATCGAAACGCTCGGCGCGGGGGTGCAGCAGGTCAGCCTGCAGGTGGAGAACGGAGCCGTCAAAACGGTGCGCGTCGATATGGGCGAACCGATTTTGGACGGCCTGGCCGTTCCGACCACGCTGGAGGACAGCCCGGTGCTGAACCGGCCGATCGAGGCGGGGGGGCGCGAGTTTTCCTTCACGGCCGTGTCGATGGGCAATCCGCATTGCGTCATTTACGTGGACGACGCCCCGAACTTCGATTTGACGACGTGGGGGCCGAAGCTTGAGGTGCATCCTTATTTTCCGCGTAAAATCAATGTCGAGTTTGCGACCGTGACGAGCCGGGACCGGGTGGAAATGCGCGTCTGGGAACGCGGAGCCGGGCCGACGCTCGCCTGCGGAACGGGGGCCTGCGCCACCTTGGTATCCTCCGTGCTGAACGGGCTGACGGACCGGGCGGCCTGGATCGGGCTGAAGGGCGGGGACCTGTTTATCGAATGGGATGAACGGGACAACCACGTATATATGACCGGCCCGGCGGAAGCGGTGTACAAGGGCAGCATAGAAATCTAA
- a CDS encoding bifunctional homocysteine S-methyltransferase/methylenetetrahydrofolate reductase has product MKPDLREALKNEVIVGDGAMGTYLYHLGFPVGISYEEFNLLRPDVIGDVHRRYVGAGARLIETNTFSANYYKLSKFGLEAKVEEINRAAVRIAREAAGDVAYVAGAVGSIRGGKRANVTAQELGDYYEQQIAALLTEGVDALLFETFYDLREIRIALGKARLLTDLPVICQFAVDQVGRTLDGYAMQEAFGALLREGADVLGFNCHSGPKGIMSVMAEMNGPLDVPMSVFPNAGLADYVDGEYVYGATPEYFGENAASFADLGARLIGGCCGTTPEHTAATAKALLGYAAPPLADERKLAAASSSVVLNEAAAPETESGAAESGLYGRPNRPSLVDLAKERHTVIVELDPPRDLDIGKFMEGAAALQAAGVDALTLADNSLAVTRMSNMALGHLVQSELGLRPLIHIACRDRNLIGTQSHMMGFDALGIDHVLAVTGDPARFGDLPGASSVYDLTSFEIIRMIKQLNAGISFSGKPLKQKAKFVVGAAFNPNVKHLHKAVERLEKKIASGADYIMTQPVYDPKLIAAVKAATAHLDVPIFIGIMPLASGKNAAYLHNEVPGIQLPEEVLKRMEGLQGPEGRRAGVEIAKELLDTAMEHFNGIYLMTPFMFYEMNVALVNYVREKSKQGASHLSRST; this is encoded by the coding sequence ATGAAGCCGGATTTGCGCGAGGCGCTGAAAAACGAAGTGATTGTCGGCGACGGAGCCATGGGCACGTATTTGTACCATTTGGGCTTTCCGGTCGGCATTTCCTATGAAGAATTCAATTTGCTGCGTCCGGACGTCATCGGCGACGTGCACCGGCGATACGTCGGGGCCGGAGCCCGGTTGATCGAGACCAACACGTTTTCGGCAAATTACTATAAATTGTCCAAATTCGGCCTGGAGGCGAAGGTGGAGGAAATCAACCGCGCCGCCGTGCGCATCGCCAGGGAAGCCGCGGGGGATGTTGCTTACGTGGCGGGCGCGGTCGGTTCGATCCGCGGCGGGAAGCGGGCGAACGTCACGGCGCAGGAGCTGGGAGATTATTATGAGCAGCAAATCGCCGCGCTCCTAACCGAAGGGGTCGACGCCCTGCTGTTCGAAACGTTTTACGATTTGCGGGAAATCCGGATCGCGCTGGGGAAAGCGCGCCTTCTCACCGATCTGCCGGTCATCTGCCAATTTGCCGTCGACCAGGTCGGCCGCACGCTGGACGGATACGCGATGCAAGAAGCGTTCGGCGCGCTGCTTCGGGAGGGCGCCGATGTGCTAGGCTTCAACTGCCATTCCGGCCCGAAAGGAATTATGAGCGTGATGGCCGAAATGAACGGCCCGCTGGACGTTCCGATGTCCGTATTTCCAAACGCAGGTTTGGCGGATTATGTGGATGGAGAATATGTATATGGAGCAACTCCCGAATATTTCGGCGAAAACGCGGCATCGTTCGCCGATTTGGGCGCGCGTCTGATCGGCGGCTGCTGCGGCACGACGCCGGAGCACACCGCGGCAACCGCGAAGGCGCTGCTTGGATACGCCGCGCCGCCGCTGGCCGATGAGCGGAAGCTTGCTGCGGCGAGTTCGTCCGTGGTCCTGAACGAGGCCGCGGCTCCGGAGACGGAAAGCGGGGCTGCCGAAAGCGGTCTCTACGGCCGCCCAAACCGGCCGAGTCTCGTCGATCTGGCGAAGGAACGGCACACCGTCATCGTCGAGCTCGATCCGCCGCGCGATCTGGACATCGGCAAGTTTATGGAAGGGGCGGCCGCGCTTCAGGCGGCGGGCGTCGACGCCTTGACGCTGGCGGACAATTCGCTGGCCGTGACGCGCATGAGCAACATGGCGCTGGGGCATCTCGTCCAGTCCGAGCTGGGCCTTCGCCCGCTCATTCACATCGCCTGCCGGGACCGCAATTTGATCGGCACGCAGTCGCATATGATGGGCTTCGACGCCCTGGGCATCGACCATGTGCTGGCCGTGACGGGCGATCCGGCGCGCTTCGGCGATCTGCCGGGCGCAAGCTCCGTCTACGATTTGACGTCGTTTGAGATCATCCGCATGATCAAGCAGCTCAACGCCGGGATCTCCTTTTCCGGGAAGCCGCTGAAGCAGAAAGCCAAATTCGTCGTCGGCGCCGCCTTTAATCCGAACGTAAAGCACCTGCACAAGGCGGTTGAGCGGCTGGAGAAAAAAATCGCCTCCGGCGCCGATTACATTATGACCCAGCCGGTCTATGACCCGAAGCTGATCGCGGCGGTCAAAGCAGCGACGGCGCATCTGGATGTTCCGATTTTTATCGGAATCATGCCGCTGGCCAGCGGCAAAAACGCCGCGTACCTGCATAACGAGGTGCCCGGCATCCAGCTTCCGGAGGAGGTTCTGAAGCGGATGGAGGGACTGCAGGGCCCGGAAGGGCGCAGAGCGGGCGTGGAAATCGCCAAAGAGCTGCTCGACACGGCGATGGAGCATTTTAACGGCATTTATTTGATGACCCCGTTTATGTTCTATGAAATGAATGTCGCTTTAGTGAATTATGTCAGGGAGAAATCGAAACAGGGGGCGTCCCACTTGTCTCGCTCCACATAA
- a CDS encoding YicC/YloC family endoribonuclease has product MSHSMTGYGGAVRSYGGYIVQFEIKSVNHRYAEIVLRMPREWSCYEDGLRRLVQRHVKRGRIDVFIGKELDDTSVLPLVLNAPVAESYLRAAEELGRRYGVDARLNAKDLLALPDVLTAPERPELGESEPEWERVLQDGLEEALIGLLGMREREGRNLVSDLNGRLARLEAIHAELVRLAPEVVNDYRSRLKARLSELLEGSFDEQRFAMEVAVFADRSNIDEELIRLKSHFEQCRSLLQAVEPIGRKLDFLIQEMNRETNTIGSKANHLALVNLVVEMKAELEKIREQAANLE; this is encoded by the coding sequence TTGTCGCACAGTATGACAGGATACGGTGGGGCCGTCAGATCTTACGGCGGTTACATCGTTCAATTCGAGATAAAATCCGTCAATCACAGATACGCGGAAATCGTTTTGCGTATGCCGCGGGAGTGGTCGTGCTACGAGGACGGACTGCGACGGTTGGTTCAACGCCATGTAAAACGGGGACGAATCGATGTTTTCATCGGCAAAGAGCTTGACGATACGAGCGTCCTGCCTTTGGTGCTGAACGCTCCGGTTGCGGAGTCTTACCTGCGGGCAGCCGAAGAGCTTGGCCGCCGTTACGGCGTGGACGCCAGGCTGAATGCCAAGGACCTGCTTGCCCTGCCGGACGTGTTGACGGCTCCCGAGCGGCCTGAGCTTGGCGAAAGCGAGCCGGAGTGGGAACGGGTGCTGCAGGACGGCCTCGAGGAAGCGCTGATCGGGCTTCTGGGCATGCGCGAGCGCGAGGGGAGGAACCTCGTTTCCGACCTGAATGGGCGGCTGGCCCGCCTGGAGGCGATTCACGCCGAGCTGGTGCGGCTTGCGCCGGAGGTTGTGAATGATTACAGAAGCCGGCTTAAGGCCCGGCTTTCCGAACTGCTTGAGGGAAGTTTTGACGAGCAGAGATTTGCGATGGAAGTGGCCGTATTTGCCGACCGCTCCAATATCGACGAAGAGCTGATCCGCTTGAAGAGCCATTTCGAGCAATGCCGCAGTTTGCTGCAGGCTGTTGAGCCGATAGGGCGCAAGCTGGATTTTCTCATACAGGAAATGAATCGGGAAACCAATACGATTGGATCTAAAGCCAATCATTTGGCTCTTGTCAACCTTGTCGTCGAAATGAAGGCGGAGTTGGAGAAAATCCGCGAGCAAGCCGCGAATCTCGAATAA
- the remA gene encoding extracellular matrix/biofilm regulator RemA: MGIKLINIGFGNIVSANRIISIVSPESAPIKRIIQEARDRHMLIDATYGRRTRAVIITDSDHVILSAVQPETVAHRLSTKDEDNDE, translated from the coding sequence ATGGGAATTAAACTTATTAACATCGGCTTCGGAAATATCGTATCGGCCAACCGAATCATTTCGATCGTCAGTCCGGAGTCGGCGCCGATCAAGCGGATCATTCAGGAAGCGAGAGATCGCCATATGCTGATTGACGCTACATACGGGCGCCGGACGCGCGCGGTTATTATCACGGATAGCGACCATGTTATTTTGTCGGCGGTGCAACCGGAGACAGTCGCCCACCGGCTGTCGACCAAAGATGAAGACAACGACGAATAA